The following DNA comes from Scomber scombrus chromosome 7, fScoSco1.1, whole genome shotgun sequence.
GTTAATCAAATCAAGTCAGTATCTTTCAAAGTTGCTGtcttttagtgccaaattcatTCTTTTTGTTAAGGTCCTTCCACTGcaactgaacaggaaaacactgtcaacacatttttttactaaaaagactCTAATTGTAGTAAATATCTACTCAACTAACTCAgatggctgaagcctcatattatcatTACATACATTGTAAGTTCATTCTAagggccagtatgaacaggatatTGAAATAGAAAGCCTTTGTTGTCGttaaatacaactttaattagGAGTGCTACTCGTAGTTcatgcattaaaaacacagcataACTTGTCTCGCACAACACAAggcctaaaataaataaataaatattagtttttaaaaataaatagatgagATATTCATGAGATATGATGCCATTGCACTTTGGAGTACATGTTGAGTTGTAGCACAAGAACAGTTTTCATATTGCTGTGGTGATTGCTTTTTGATGGAATTAGGTTTATGATACAgtgagcaaaacctgtttcaatatGTCATATTgccacctgactgctgtttttagACAGATTTGAAAGACTATGAATCGATCCTTTAATTGTGTTTCTTCATTACTGCACAACATCGCCATCTCCTGCACAAGTTTGAAAAAACACCATAACACCATGATGGAAACAGATGTATTAAGTGTGTACGCCCACCACCGAAGCAGATTGACTCATGTGTCATACTGTGCACTGTTTCCTCAGTTTGTGACCTCACCTTAAAGCCCAACGTACCTCCATTTCTCTGCCTAGGCAACACACATTATTCTTGAGAAGAGAGGCATCACCAACAGCCACCTCCCTTCCTGTGTTTCACCACTATTTCAACAGCACATCCCTCCACACTGACTGTCATCACTGGATTTGTTGCTGTTTCTGTGCAAAAAGTCccactccactcaaaaatatttttttctgcttgttcCTAtacttgaatgtttgagcttctctgtgcagaatgatgtactATGTGCACGTaagggctgttttcacattcgtCTTCTTAAAGTGGaacgtttctctgtgctcattgaaaatccaattttaagGGACAGTGCATTCAGGCAACCTAGGGGTAGAAGCTGTTGCCGAGTTTTGCTTctgtacgttttttttttttccagactgCAGGAGGGTAAAAAGACAGAGGGGAGGTCAACCATGATGCTGACTGGTTTGTGGACACATCAGGCCTGGAAGGTGTGCAGTAGTGATAAGAGTTCACtaaatgttagcatttagctccaCCAAAAGGTTTCCTCCTCTATCAGCTTTGGACTGCGTGTGTGCTGCTGTAGATAATTGGGTAAAATGTTTAGGATACAGATACCAAGTGCATTCAGGAGAACTGTGTTATTTGGGTGATCCAACAATATCCCATCAAGTCAGATCCCCTTTTCTTGTCACCCGTTACCAACACTCATCACATTGCGGGAAACAGAAATGAAGCTGATCAAAGCACAAGCAAATACGAGAGAATGATGGGATTTAATGGTAAGAAACATAGAATGACAGTTAACACAGCAGCATATGTCTctggaggaaaacaaaacagatccAACATCATGAAAAATGCTTAATCTCATTATCCACCCACTCATGGCCATCGTGAAtccacatacagcagcagatCACTGTCACAAAATGGTTTGAACCCatgaaaagcttaaaaatgaAGAGAATACCTTGGATGACAGAAGTGAGGTTCTCTGGGAAAGCCTGCGCTATGAGGGAAGCgtaaacaaagcaaacacataaaaatatcaTGACAGTATATGCTATTAATTACTCTACTCTAAGCCTGACATTATTATGCATTTAAACCGTAAACGTGTTTCCATTTTCTTCACATTCAGTTGTGTATGTAATTTAATACTATGTCATCAAGATAATAACATTACCTTGGAGGTTTCGTGAGCCTTTTGTTAATACTGAATTCAGTGCTTTCTGCGCTGTCACTTCTGCCTTTTCCATGTGCAGTCAGGACAATGGTGTCAATTTGCTTGTTTACacaatattaaactttaattacaTGTTCCAAATAGTCATATATAGTCCTAAATGTGCTAAAGTATCAGAGACTGAActaaacaataatatttttaaGATAAGGGCTATTTCAAATCTTGCTCTGTGTCCACTGGTATATACAAGtagtatttttaaatcactatctgtgatgacaaatgaaaaatagCAAAACTACAACTTAAAGCATGCAGAAAATGGCAAATGGAAATTAAGACATCTTGCAGATTATGAAGGGATTCCAATTTTACTcatcaaataaaacaggaatttGAGATTACAGctttccaaaaacaattaattccTTATTTCAATCAATTTTATAAATGTGAGAGTTCTGAGTGCTGGTCAGACATTTcaaaaagtaaatgtttaaatagtAAACTGCATGCCTAAAAATATAGAAACTGGTTTAGATTGATATGTATGTTGATTTATGATCATAATGTAGAAAGTGTACAAGAAGgaaacaattgttttttttttcatatttagcagaaaatgttgatttattaCCAATAAATATTGTTACAAAATGATTGAGAATTAAAAGTTGCAGATTATATAGAATAGTGGTACAAAGCTCAGTTTTCACTGAAAATAGTTAACGACACTGATGCTTATTTCAGTTATCccataaattaaaaacacataaataaataaaaaataaagcacactatacaaaattaaaatacatctcAAGACAAATGCAGGAATTTAGACAGTTGTAGCGACTCTGACAGGCGGTGGAGGAACAAATGTGGGGAGAGCCACTGACCTTTCAGAAGGAgcctgaaaagaaaacagaaacaagccAGATCATTTGCTGTAACCTGACAAAAGAAATAATACTCAACTTGGATATTTTTATTAGAAAGACTACCTGCTGCATTCTGTTGTAATCAGGGGGAGCCTTCAGCCCTCCGCTCAGCAGGTTATGAGGAGTTACATCCGGTTGAAGTGTTATTGTCTGTGAGATAGAagaaaagaagctgaaacaacCAACCAAAATAATAGATGCAGAAATCATCGTGCAACACacaaactaataaatacatactATATCTGATGTAGAATATACTGAATATACCTTCTCAACCACTCTGGACACTGGGTATCTTGTCTGGTGACCTACAAAACACAAGcggggaaaaaagtcaaaaatatttACCAAGGAGAgtcaagaaaatacaaaatattaccATGTTTAAAACcttaattcagattttttttttctttggtgcAAGACAAGCATACTTCACCTACTTTTGTTCTTGGTGCAGTAGATGCAGAGGTAGATTAATCCACAAAGCAGGAGCAGGAAGAGAAGGCTACAGGGAATTCCAGCTGCAATGCCAGCGATGGCCGGTCCACTTAGCCCCCCACCTATCACCAGAGCACAATGTAACCAATGATTTCTACTACTTAATTATCATCATTAAGCGTGTGATATGAATTGTGATAGTAATGCACACGTAATCTAACATTTTACCATACCTGGGCCAATTCTATGGACCTCAGAGGGCTCTCCTTCAGTCATACGTGCTTTGGGGATGACCCGAAATCGGTAAATTGATTTAGGATCAACAAAGATGTCTGCACTCCGGGCAGTGCCAGGTTTTGTCTGGATGGTGCGGTATCTGTTTGAGCTTGCTTTAGTTTGGGTGCCATTAAGATTTCCACTTGGGAGATCTGGTCCTTTCATTTGGATGTCAAACCCTGTGTAAAGGCACATTTGAGTCATGTTTACTGTCCTCTTGATGTCAGAATCTCAACATTTGAGAGCtatttgataaaaaataaaaaataaaaaataaaactcttaTGCTGTGCTGTacatacaaagaaaaactgacatttgcTCTCCATTGTACATATAtaattaacccccccccccccccccccccaagaaaaaaaaaaactttcctgCTAGTGGCTTCACACATTAGACAATATTTACACCCCTATGTCCTATGTTGAGTTTCTGTTTTCAACACTGTGCTTGGCATTCATCCTGAGCTGTTTTGCTGAGATGTGCAAATTCAAAACAAGAAGACTGGGTCTGGTCTGAAGCTGCCTTCCTAGAGTGAGTCACTGCTTTACCTGTAACAACAGAGGTAGGCGGGACCTCCCAGGTCAACGTGATGACTGTTCCATCTTGATTACGGACCAAACCGGAATCTGAGATCAACGGTCctggagagagagggattgtgAGCGAGGGTGAGATCAAGAGAGGCCAGGGGAGTGGGGGGCTGTATAAAAAGACTGGAGAGCTTTGTTTAAAAGGGAAAGAGCAACCTCAGGTATTACTTAGCGTTCTATCTGAGGCTCCATTGTTTCCCTTCACTCCAATAATGCTACTATTCCACATTTAAAGCAACAGAATCCTTAATATTTAAAAGACAGCACAAACAATCACTGCACATGTTATGTATGAGTGGctgaaaactaataaaaacaacaagtcTTACAATATagtctttaaatattttgtgatgtGACCTATAATGTGTCACTTTAAATGAACTGATACGTTTTGTATGCAAAACCACATGACAAGTGACTTCAGCCATCAGATTACTGCAGGGGTGTAAAAAGTATGATCATTTCCTCTAAGATATGATACAAGCACTTAGAAATTGCACATAACTTGAGTCACATACTTTTCATCCCTGCTGTATGGTGACAGGCAGACCACAGGCCAACAGCAGCAGGGAGTAGGTATGTAATTCCACAGATAATACTGTACCTTGTAACTGAATTTCTCTTTTCTGACTGCCCAGTGGGTTGCGGCAGATGCAGGTGTAGTTTGTGAGGAGAAAGATGCTGACATTGTAATGACGAATCATGAGCTGTGTGGTGTCGTTGCTAATCTGGTCCGTTGTTGTGTTGATGGCATCTTCAGCACCTTTGGACCATGACACCACAACCTTAGGTGAGGCCTTACTGATACAGTGGATACTGACCACTATTTTGCCCTCAGAGTTAACTGTGGTTCTCACAGCTGGAAGGAACGCCATTGGACTACCTGGAGAGTTTAAATACCACTGATAAAGTCCAATATGgtgaacatttttgtatttttcatttgttttgaagGTTAGGATTTACAATCCATCGGGAGAGGtgatccattaaaaaaaaaatctgaaacttACTTGCAGTAATGTTGCACATATTCTTCTCAATTGGGTGTTCTGCCATGCAGATGATGGTTTTCCCATTCAGGTTTTCCGAGGCGGTGACAGTCAAACTGAAGTTTCCTGCACCACTGCTAGTGTCATTTAAGTCTGGGAAAGAAAGTTGGGCCTGCGGGGTTCCCCCTGACCACTGACAGTGATACTGCAGTTTGACGTCATTCACCGCCTGCACAGAGCACACTGGGTTTCCTGGTGGCTTTTCTGTccaatgaaaatgtgtcatgcataattaaatgtttatcaaGCAAGCAGCATTTTCAATCATGAACAATGTCAAGTGAGAGTCCTGCATTTACAAAtcacaaaatgtcaacttttcatGGAAGGGTTGGAGGACTTTGGTCTAAGTGTGAACCAAATAATACTATTCTTATAAAATTCTTCaatacatgatttattttatttaactttcagAAATGTCAAATGCAAACATGCTTAAAAGATTATATTCATGTTCACGTaccataaatgtttaaaatgatgcttTTATGGTGCTGTGCTTTAGTCATCTCATTGTGCACCGTGCAGTTATAAACACCTCCTTGACTGGTCTGTACATTGGTCAGATTGAGAACTCCTTGGTGGGAATCGGAAAGATTCTGACCACGAAATACCCACTTAACTCTTGGCTGAGGGACTCCATCAGCCTGGCaggagaggctgagtgaatcaTTTGATACATAAAATTCCTTAGCTGGACTGGCTTCAAGTATGGGCTCATCTGGTCCATCTATGATACACCACAAATAAGGGAAAGATGAGTCATAAAACAATAAGGACACGAACAAAAATAGACCTTTTAAATAGATGGATGTAAAGAAGAATTTCAGTCAGTTATTAATCTTACACAACACAGTGACATTCATGTGAGTTGTCACGCTGCTGAAAGGGTTCGTCAGTGACAGCGTGTACCGTCCTGTGTCACTTCTGTTCGGACTGAGGATCACAAGGCTCTCTTGCTCTACTGAGTAATGTGAGCTGTTTTTTATCTCTCTGCCACTGAAAAACCACATCTGTTGCTCAACTACTCCTTGCAGCATGCTGTATTGCAGTGTGATCCGGTCACTTCCCTCTGTAGCAAATGCAGACTCTGTGCTCAGTGTCACATTCTGGATAATTTCTGTGAAGGAAAAAGGTAAATGGATGATGGAACAAGTGTGTTACATACTGTAATCATTGTGGCGATTATCTGATTTCTTttcaaaaacatgttaatgtttttatgctGGTGAATCTAGATGAAATAATCCATTGTGAAACTTTCTTAAAGCTTACGAGATTTCTGCAGTACATTATTGCTTGCTTGACAACATTTACCGTGCAGAGGTAACAACACAATAGCACCAATGAAAGCAAgagcaaagaagaaaacatacaCATTCTTCAAGTTGCAGCTCAGAAAGTCAAATCATTACTTTAGCTAGAATGTACGCAGGGCCCACGATAAATCCTCTGGTAAAACTCATTCTAACTAACTTTAAAAAGTCACCTGTAAACTTATCAACATATTTAGAGCATTTCCAATTCAATAGGTTCAAAAGTTCATAAGATGCTCTTTTCAgtgtgtaatatttgtttttggagGAAACTATTGATGTACATTGGTGAGAACCATGGGATGGGTGTGGCAGCTGTGATGTTATGATTAAAGGTCAGgtggaaaatgacaaaaagcacaACCAGGCAAATATCAATGCATGTATCCAAATAACATGTGCATGTATACATCATtgattatattgtttatatgCACACTGTAAGTATACTGTCtaattacaaaaatgtgtcacaaaaaCCACAATAGCAGAGTTGGAGCTGGTCTTGTTCTAGGCCTTTTATATTTGAGACAGAAGGTAATCAACTAGACACAAAAAATGTTGTGTtgcttggttttgttttttctctctttttcccttcttcATTTGCTGAAACCCTAAAAATGGTATGCAGTCATACAAATAGCTGAACAagaatatacaaaatatgtgGTGAAAATGGTGGTTAATATTATTAACAGGTTTATATAGCTAATAAATCCCATTTCCAATTCATCAGCACATGACCAAGCAAAAGCTCTATTCAGGTACTTACCATATACTGTCAGAGTGAAATCCGTGGAAGCTGTACCCAGTCCAGACTTTGTCATTAAAATGGTGTAGTCACTGGTATAGTTAACCATCACATTTACAAATGTGAGAGATCCATTTTGCTCGACTTGAAGCACCTTTGTGTCAGCTATGACTGCGAGAATATCCGAGCCAATAGTCCAGGTGACGACAGGTAAATCACCCTTAAACCAGGTAATCAATGGATCAGGGGCACCACTGAAAGACACAGCCAGAGTCACATTGCTACCAGCGACAGCATTCACCCGAGCAAGATGAGCCGGAGAAACAACCAGTTCACAGTGAGCACCTGTAAGTGTGGAGCCaagtaattattttaaaaaaaggaaatatttagtTCTCCCTTCTCTACATGTTTGATGGGATTATGTAGGGGTAAAGCCATACATTGGAATTAATATCCTGTACATGCTTACCCATATTTAACAAAATCTAAACACATGTATTTAGAATATAGTTCAGTGGGATTCAAGGGAACAGGCGAAGATATTTTTCAATGCTCATAATCCCCCTCTTAGTAAAAACAATTTTTGAAGATGAACTTTAAAATCACAAACTGAAAGTTAGAATACAAATCTTACCTTGAGAAGTAAAGATAAGAATAATAATCATCAGAAATATTGCACTTAATCGGTCAGGTTGATCCAGCCTCTTCAttttcatgaaaataaaaagacctCAGACAGCAAAGCATGAAATCAAGAGTATCCACCTCTGAGAGCCAACTAAAAGACTTAGAAGAAATGTCCTTGGAGTCTTAGACAGCAGTGACCGTGTATACCTCTCTGTGCAGTGGCGAGGGAGTTGTCAGCAGGACGGCTGAGTAGCTCACCTGTGCTGAGTCAAAGCTTTGATTGTGCAGGTGAGGCCACGCCTCCCATCTAATTACACACAACAGTATCTACTTCGCTTTTTCTTAGGAATCCAGTGTTAGTTATAATGTATTGCCTTTGAATACAGCAAAAGATGAGTGCCCATTACGACTTTAATTACAGGCATTTAAATTCAGGTATTTATTATGCAGTGGTGTTTCTGTGCTGGGCTCTATCTTGCTGGTACCCTCATGAAACCAGTCAACGTGACAAACAGTAATGTGGGAACATGAGAAGAACCTGATATGGGACAATGACCCGTTCATGTTTTCTGACATAAGCTGTATGTTGAGTATATGCTGATTGTGTCAACGTGACATAACAGTACAGAAACTGGTTTCTGGCCAAATGTATTTGTAGCACTGTTGCTAGAACACTGATGCTGCAATAATACAACACATTTGATCTCATAAATCCCCTTGTCTAATCACCATTTCTACAATGTTTTACCaattaataattgtttattttgtctctcAATTAAAAATTACATGATGTGGAAAAGTGTGTTGAACATACTTTTAAGGACAATAAGAGGGGGATTTTCTGCAGTTAAATCCTCATCAAGGTCCTTCCAGACACAGGAGTAGAGCCATTTATCCAGGATATCCAGAATATGCAATGGAAACCAGTCCATTACATGCAGACCATTAACTGTGGGGAATTGTTTTTGTAAGACAAGCACTGtgttcaaacaataaaaaacaccaaaagaaCAGTCACAGGTGGATATGAAAAAGATTGCTGATTTATTGTCATGGTAATGTTCTGTACAATCAGATAATTGAGGCGC
Coding sequences within:
- the LOC133983955 gene encoding V-set and immunoglobulin domain-containing protein 10-like, whose amino-acid sequence is MGAHCELVVSPAHLARVNAVAGSNVTLAVSFSGAPDPLITWFKGDLPVVTWTIGSDILAVIADTKVLQVEQNGSLTFVNVMVNYTSDYTILMTKSGLGTASTDFTLTVYEIIQNVTLSTESAFATEGSDRITLQYSMLQGVVEQQMWFFSGREIKNSSHYSVEQESLVILSPNRSDTGRYTLSLTNPFSSVTTHMNVTVLYGPDEPILEASPAKEFYVSNDSLSLSCQADGVPQPRVKWVFRGQNLSDSHQGVLNLTNVQTSQGGVYNCTVHNEMTKAQHHKSIILNIYEKPPGNPVCSVQAVNDVKLQYHCQWSGGTPQAQLSFPDLNDTSSGAGNFSLTVTASENLNGKTIICMAEHPIEKNMCNITASSPMAFLPAVRTTVNSEGKIVVSIHCISKASPKVVVSWSKGAEDAINTTTDQISNDTTQLMIRHYNVSIFLLTNYTCICRNPLGSQKREIQLQGPLISDSGLVRNQDGTVITLTWEVPPTSVVTGFDIQMKGPDLPSGNLNGTQTKASSNRYRTIQTKPGTARSADIFVDPKSIYRFRVIPKARMTEGEPSEVHRIGPGGGLSGPAIAGIAAGIPCSLLFLLLLCGLIYLCIYCTKNKSHQTRYPVSRVTITLQPDVTPHNLLSGGLKAPPDYNRMQQAPSERSVALPTFVPPPPVRVATTV